A genomic segment from Rickettsia endosymbiont of Lasioglossum villosulum encodes:
- a CDS encoding Sca4 family spreading effector produces the protein MSKDPNVEEIIKEFDPIANKEFTEAEKQEQTRQEQELFESEGDSIFFSSTDTTPATATSTSSLSASALVGGISGDGFIDPITEAIRKEILEKQHDLIRNQLLKENAENPDLKPNFENDEKFRDFLRTLNEDPNKRELYDKALENPDLKKGLENIEIAGYKNVHASHSAEVYRENKIKEEQEELLRNYLNNDPAYSEEAKDKEKFRQFLANLNAEERQGLYDKALSNEQFKGQYENIRQEYANKYVGGFRSMQWENQISAGDLRSTVIKNDAGEEICTLAEKTHKTAPMTVYKQDGTPVTVNSYRTIDFPTDLEGKSGTMHLSLVAQNKEGKSNNALRFTAHYEADPHPDGTPKLKEISSPQPIKFMGKDENAVGYIEHGGEIYTLPVTRSKYEAMMKEVAVNKGQGVDVSQTIDQDIYRVQGGEKSVSSQQIDPANEKPIETKNTAIPEPQSGIASNQVPPITPFSSGQKPGVSQIPQPQQVEISQPQPQSQDIVDAATGLSQAMQNLLNQLNKDLKNENEPAGLIGEVAEKILGEKEASVDQKQAGINTLAENVLGNKELPEEVRIEGLGKILDTINNDNVLSEPEKAKLLGGITSVALDQDSLSQAAKKQIVEKITDSALELNTSDVRLHAINGITDAVLDSNLNKDEKGEIFEVISNVIEASKHDAQEKSQLKSDVLDKAREAGILSPEQQQLMQQNLDKIKEKQAAEETIKKVQGILYDPLSDAVKKTDAIKTITTDVLDGPAKAEIKGEIVEGITKEVAQSPLSIKDKVGIIEVVGEAIASHKDMSIPEKATIASFAEDGIVKSTAELKDKELITKGLIDGIHKGIGNESPEITQGVVKSIKANAVPEERSALENIANEAILEREMQNLTQGLKGQNLEQDKPEKDIVKAARETMEALGNLNKAAEPGFEKGPVDDTSKQQTEKPIISEQEKVVQETSNMLSDVSNFVSNKVDKLRNILSASGSNFKTNEEKKAESEKQAKDLTEKFNEKSSTKDQLDFIQANLIDNKDLSKDARLKAIDNLLQEQVEKRGAAVSGQSQDKTEDVRTLSGKSELKTVSKDEPDIERAKMVVGKDKVNIKDNVQIMAKLTDAKNAIQLENPTISNVKAPNGTKKGQSFP, from the coding sequence ATGAGTAAAGATCCTAATGTAGAAGAAATTATAAAGGAGTTTGATCCAATAGCAAATAAAGAGTTCACTGAAGCAGAAAAGCAAGAACAAACAAGACAGGAGCAAGAGTTGTTTGAGTCTGAGGGAGATAGTATTTTTTTTAGTAGTACTGATACTACACCTGCTACTGCCACTTCAACATCTTCGCTTTCGGCTAGTGCTTTAGTAGGAGGTATATCAGGAGATGGCTTTATAGATCCAATAACTGAAGCTATTCGAAAAGAAATTCTGGAAAAGCAGCATGATTTAATAAGAAATCAGTTACTAAAAGAAAATGCAGAAAATCCTGATCTGAAACCTAATTTTGAAAATGACGAAAAATTTAGAGATTTTTTAAGAACTTTGAATGAAGATCCAAATAAAAGAGAATTATACGATAAAGCTTTAGAAAATCCTGATCTTAAAAAGGGATTAGAAAATATAGAAATAGCAGGCTATAAGAATGTTCATGCATCACATAGTGCAGAAGTTTATCGTGAAAATAAAATTAAAGAAGAACAAGAAGAGTTATTAAGAAATTATCTTAATAATGATCCTGCTTACTCAGAAGAAGCAAAAGATAAAGAAAAATTCAGACAATTTCTAGCAAACCTTAATGCAGAGGAAAGACAAGGCTTATATGATAAAGCTTTATCTAACGAGCAGTTTAAAGGGCAATATGAAAACATTAGACAAGAATATGCCAATAAATATGTTGGTGGATTTAGGTCAATGCAATGGGAAAATCAAATAAGTGCAGGTGATCTTAGATCAACAGTAATTAAAAATGATGCTGGTGAAGAAATTTGTACGTTAGCCGAAAAAACTCATAAAACTGCCCCGATGACTGTCTATAAGCAGGATGGTACTCCAGTTACAGTTAATTCATATAGAACGATAGACTTTCCTACAGACCTTGAGGGCAAAAGTGGTACGATGCATTTATCGCTTGTTGCACAAAATAAAGAGGGTAAATCTAATAATGCACTCCGTTTTACTGCTCACTATGAAGCAGATCCGCATCCTGATGGTACTCCTAAACTCAAAGAAATAAGCTCACCGCAACCTATAAAATTTATGGGAAAAGATGAAAATGCAGTAGGTTATATAGAGCATGGTGGAGAAATTTATACGCTGCCTGTAACACGAAGCAAATATGAAGCCATGATGAAAGAGGTTGCAGTAAATAAAGGGCAGGGCGTTGATGTCTCACAAACTATAGACCAAGATATTTATAGAGTTCAAGGAGGTGAAAAATCTGTATCTTCACAACAAATAGATCCAGCAAATGAAAAGCCTATTGAAACTAAAAATACAGCGATACCTGAACCTCAATCGGGGATAGCTTCCAATCAAGTGCCTCCTATAACACCTTTTAGTTCAGGGCAAAAGCCTGGGGTTTCACAAATACCACAACCACAACAAGTTGAGATTTCGCAGCCACAACCACAATCACAAGATATAGTTGATGCAGCAACAGGCTTATCGCAAGCTATGCAGAATTTATTAAATCAGTTAAATAAAGATTTAAAAAATGAAAATGAGCCAGCTGGTTTAATCGGTGAGGTAGCAGAGAAAATCTTAGGAGAGAAAGAAGCAAGCGTCGACCAAAAACAAGCAGGAATTAATACTTTAGCTGAAAATGTATTAGGTAATAAAGAGCTTCCTGAAGAGGTAAGGATAGAGGGTTTAGGTAAAATATTAGACACAATAAATAATGATAATGTTTTATCAGAACCAGAAAAAGCAAAATTGCTTGGAGGAATAACATCTGTTGCTCTAGATCAAGATAGTTTAAGTCAAGCTGCTAAAAAACAAATAGTAGAAAAGATAACTGACTCTGCTTTAGAGCTTAATACCTCAGATGTAAGATTGCATGCTATTAATGGCATAACTGATGCTGTATTAGATAGTAACCTGAATAAAGACGAAAAAGGAGAGATATTTGAAGTAATAAGCAATGTAATAGAAGCTTCTAAGCATGATGCTCAAGAAAAAAGTCAATTAAAAAGTGATGTACTAGATAAAGCTAGAGAAGCAGGAATTCTAAGTCCAGAGCAGCAACAATTAATGCAGCAAAATTTAGATAAAATTAAAGAAAAGCAAGCAGCAGAAGAAACAATAAAGAAAGTACAGGGTATTTTATATGATCCTTTATCTGATGCTGTAAAAAAGACGGATGCAATAAAAACTATCACTACAGATGTTTTAGATGGTCCAGCTAAAGCGGAAATAAAAGGTGAAATAGTTGAAGGTATTACAAAAGAAGTTGCTCAAAGTCCTTTAAGTATTAAGGATAAAGTAGGTATTATTGAGGTTGTGGGTGAAGCTATAGCTAGTCATAAAGACATGTCTATACCAGAGAAAGCTACTATTGCTTCATTTGCAGAAGATGGAATTGTAAAAAGCACAGCTGAGCTGAAAGATAAAGAACTAATAACCAAGGGCTTGATAGATGGAATTCATAAGGGTATAGGAAATGAAAGTCCTGAAATAACTCAAGGTGTTGTTAAAAGCATTAAAGCTAATGCTGTACCTGAAGAAAGATCTGCTCTTGAAAATATAGCAAACGAAGCAATATTAGAAAGGGAAATGCAGAATTTAACTCAAGGGTTAAAAGGACAAAATCTAGAACAAGATAAACCAGAGAAAGATATAGTTAAAGCTGCAAGAGAAACAATGGAGGCTTTGGGAAATCTTAATAAAGCTGCTGAGCCTGGATTTGAAAAAGGACCTGTTGATGATACATCAAAACAACAAACAGAAAAACCTATAATATCTGAACAAGAAAAAGTTGTACAAGAAACTTCAAATATGTTAAGCGATGTATCTAATTTTGTAAGTAACAAAGTTGATAAACTACGTAATATTCTTTCTGCCAGTGGTAGTAACTTTAAAACTAATGAAGAAAAGAAAGCTGAATCAGAAAAGCAAGCTAAAGATTTAACTGAAAAGTTTAATGAAAAATCTTCTACTAAAGATCAGTTAGATTTCATACAGGCTAATTTAATTGATAATAAAGATTTATCT
- the tlc4 gene encoding NTP/NDP exchange transporter Tlc4 has translation MTINQNNSNHTFSSHNLDNSPRKINKLINKFSDYIWPIKRQELSKFLFITLLMFCILFIQNLIRALKDSIVTTMIGAETISFLKFWGVMPCAFLMTAIYVKLVNRMKAENIFYLIISIFLAFFALFAYVIFPNHEILHLSPTTAQNLITSLPNLKWFILLLSKWSFSLFYIIAELWPNVAFALLFWQFVNNITTVEESKRFYPLFGLLSQTGIYLAGQFLENLSHINEYVAAKFSLQASFHTLSVQIILTIVLILGIVGIKTFWLLNHKVLDKEHMALLRFKAKKKTMTIAESFQMILSSRHIRLIATLLICYGIAINLVEGPWKAAATKIYKTPTEYVAFIGNYLSYTGAFTILFVVLGSNIVRKLGWFTAAIITPIIVFTTGILFFTVNNFENSAGLIVASIILTDPALIAITIGAIQNVLSKSSKYTLFDSTKEMAYVPLDKEIKIKGKAAADVLGTKLGKSGSAFLQSLVFIILPSASYQSISICLMFIFIITCLIWFWAVKELNKEYKKSVKLSQ, from the coding sequence ATGACAATTAACCAAAATAATTCAAACCATACTTTTTCAAGTCATAATTTAGATAATTCCCCTCGTAAAATCAACAAGTTAATAAATAAATTTTCAGACTATATTTGGCCAATAAAACGCCAAGAGCTTTCTAAGTTTTTATTCATTACTTTGTTAATGTTTTGTATTTTATTTATTCAAAATTTAATCAGAGCATTAAAAGATAGTATAGTTACTACGATGATTGGAGCGGAAACAATTTCCTTTCTAAAGTTCTGGGGAGTTATGCCTTGTGCTTTTTTAATGACGGCTATTTATGTAAAGCTTGTTAATAGAATGAAAGCAGAAAATATATTTTATCTGATCATTTCAATATTTTTAGCATTTTTTGCCCTCTTTGCTTATGTTATTTTCCCAAATCACGAGATATTACATTTAAGTCCAACTACTGCTCAAAATTTAATTACAAGTCTGCCAAACTTAAAATGGTTTATTTTGCTTTTATCGAAATGGAGTTTTTCTCTATTTTATATAATAGCTGAATTATGGCCAAATGTAGCTTTTGCACTACTTTTTTGGCAATTTGTAAATAATATAACTACTGTTGAAGAATCGAAAAGATTTTATCCTTTATTTGGATTACTTAGCCAAACAGGGATTTATTTAGCAGGACAGTTTTTAGAAAATTTAAGTCATATTAATGAGTATGTAGCCGCAAAATTTTCACTACAGGCATCTTTTCATACTCTTTCCGTGCAGATTATATTAACTATAGTATTGATTCTAGGGATAGTAGGTATTAAAACTTTTTGGTTGCTAAATCACAAAGTGCTAGATAAAGAACATATGGCATTGTTGCGTTTTAAGGCAAAGAAAAAAACCATGACAATTGCCGAAAGCTTTCAGATGATCCTTTCTTCCAGACATATTAGATTAATTGCAACTTTACTTATTTGTTATGGTATTGCTATAAATTTAGTGGAAGGACCTTGGAAAGCAGCAGCTACTAAAATATACAAAACCCCGACTGAATATGTTGCATTTATCGGTAATTATTTAAGTTATACGGGAGCGTTTACTATTCTTTTTGTTGTACTTGGCTCAAATATAGTTAGAAAACTCGGTTGGTTTACGGCAGCTATTATTACTCCTATAATAGTTTTTACTACAGGTATATTATTTTTTACTGTTAATAATTTTGAAAACTCTGCTGGTTTGATAGTAGCAAGTATTATCTTAACTGATCCGGCTTTAATTGCTATAACTATCGGTGCTATTCAAAATGTACTCAGTAAATCAAGTAAATATACCTTATTTGATTCAACAAAAGAGATGGCTTATGTGCCGTTAGATAAAGAAATAAAGATAAAAGGAAAAGCTGCTGCTGATGTGCTTGGTACAAAACTTGGAAAATCAGGAAGTGCATTTTTACAATCTTTAGTTTTTATTATTTTACCTTCTGCAAGTTATCAATCTATTTCCATATGTTTAATGTTTATATTTATAATCACTTGTTTAATATGGTTTTGGGCAGTAAAAGAATTAAACAAAGAATATAAAAAATCTGTTAAACTTTCTCAATAA
- the truB gene encoding tRNA pseudouridine(55) synthase TruB, protein MNSYWLNVYKPKGISSAKLVSIIKKVLGKVKIGHSGTLDVEAEGVLPLAIGEATKLVQMLIDAKKTYIFTVKFGKQTDSGDYAGKVIATTDFIPSKESAYAICSKFIGTITQTPPAFSALKVNGVRAYKLARDGKEVELKPRNITIYDLKCLDYDEQNATAIYYAECSKGTYIRTLAEDLALSLQSLGFVIELRRTQVGIFKEENSIRIDSSNDITKLSLEEKNIKIEAILDDILVLDANDEQAQKIKYGQKCLFDYDKNVDFMWVRYKGALLAIGSLNKNCFHSLRVFNLTQ, encoded by the coding sequence ATGAATAGTTATTGGTTAAATGTTTATAAGCCTAAAGGAATAAGCTCGGCTAAACTTGTTAGTATAATAAAAAAAGTACTTGGTAAAGTTAAGATAGGACATAGCGGCACTTTAGATGTCGAGGCAGAAGGAGTACTGCCTCTTGCTATAGGTGAAGCTACAAAATTAGTGCAAATGCTGATTGACGCTAAAAAAACCTATATTTTTACCGTAAAATTTGGTAAGCAAACCGATAGCGGTGACTATGCCGGCAAAGTAATAGCCACAACAGATTTTATACCATCGAAAGAAAGTGCCTATGCCATATGCTCTAAATTTATTGGTACTATAACACAAACCCCCCCTGCTTTTTCTGCTCTTAAAGTTAATGGAGTACGAGCATATAAATTAGCACGAGATGGTAAAGAAGTAGAACTAAAACCACGTAATATAACAATTTATGATCTAAAATGTCTTGATTACGATGAACAAAATGCTACTGCTATTTACTACGCTGAATGCTCAAAAGGTACTTATATAAGGACTTTAGCAGAAGATTTGGCATTGTCCTTGCAAAGTTTAGGATTTGTGATAGAATTACGCCGTACTCAAGTTGGAATATTTAAAGAAGAAAATTCTATTCGAATTGACTCTTCTAATGATATTACCAAACTTTCCCTTGAGGAAAAAAATATAAAGATAGAAGCAATACTGGACGACATCCTGGTTCTTGATGCTAACGACGAGCAAGCACAAAAAATTAAATATGGTCAAAAATGCCTATTTGATTATGATAAAAACGTAGATTTTATGTGGGTTCGCTATAAAGGTGCTTTGCTTGCAATTGGTAGCTTAAATAAGAATTGCTTCCATTCTTTACGAGTATTTAATTTAACGCAATAG
- the rpsO gene encoding 30S ribosomal protein S15 produces the protein MSITQERKQELIKNYAINDNDTGSSAVQCAILTERINNLTEHFKSNHKDHTSRRGLLILVGRRRRLLNYIKKKNVSEYLDLISKLGIRKIK, from the coding sequence ATGTCGATTACACAAGAACGTAAACAAGAATTAATTAAAAATTATGCTATAAATGATAATGATACAGGCTCAAGTGCAGTACAATGTGCTATTTTAACTGAGCGGATCAATAATTTAACTGAGCATTTCAAATCTAACCATAAAGATCATACCTCAAGAAGAGGGTTATTAATCTTAGTCGGACGCCGCCGTAGATTACTTAATTATATAAAGAAAAAAAATGTAAGCGAGTATTTAGATTTAATAAGTAAGCTCGGTATTAGAAAAATTAAGTAA
- the pnp gene encoding polyribonucleotide nucleotidyltransferase, translating to MFNEIIKTVEWGGKTLELSTGKIARQADGAVTVKMGNSVLLCTAVTAAKAKEGIGFFPLTINYREMAYAAGKIPGGFFKREGKASDREVLVSRLIDRPIRPLFHPAFVNETFVTCTVLSYDPETPVDILAIIGASAALSLSPAPYLEIVAASKVGLINGEFVLNPTLDLLKTSQLDLVVAGTNDSVMMVESEAHLLSEEQMLAAVKFGFDSFQPVVNIIKELAAEAKKPKLEMQDLYPAELKNEIKKLFAKEIEQTFAIKSKQERSTNLELIPEKVLKHFADDIESKKYNNYQIESALKSVESDVLRGNILQKNKRIDGRTTTDIRQITCEVGLLPCAHGSALFTRGETQSLVSSTFGTSLDEQIIDSLEGEYKERFMLNYIFPPYSVNEAMPMKAPGRREVGHGKLAWRAVNPVLPTKTQFPYSIRVVAETTESNGSSSMATVCGSSLALMYAGVPIKAPVAGIAMGLVKEKEKFAVLSDILGDEDYFGDMDFKVAGTSEGITALQMDIKISGVNFDIMKIALEQARAGRLHILEQMNKVISKPNNEMSKNAPSTTTLKVDKDKIRDIIGPGGKVIKEICETSGAKIDISDDGTVSIYAPDKDKLKVALDKVKAIAIEPEIGEVFNGTVMKILDSGAFVNYLGNKDGFVHISEIAEERIESVSSILKQGDIVKVKLIGFDNKGKAKLTIKNAEKDKSSASPKPKNSPKEHQEPEKRENGKKRAWNEDNNAETTEVVTERKYFN from the coding sequence ATGTTTAATGAGATAATTAAAACAGTTGAATGGGGCGGAAAAACTCTTGAACTGAGTACCGGCAAGATAGCTCGCCAAGCTGATGGAGCAGTTACCGTTAAAATGGGTAATTCTGTACTACTATGTACAGCAGTAACTGCTGCCAAAGCAAAAGAAGGTATTGGCTTTTTTCCTCTAACAATTAATTACAGAGAAATGGCATATGCTGCTGGTAAAATACCAGGCGGCTTTTTTAAGCGTGAGGGCAAAGCATCAGATCGGGAAGTTTTAGTATCACGTCTGATAGATAGACCGATCAGACCATTGTTCCACCCTGCTTTTGTTAATGAAACATTTGTTACCTGCACTGTTCTTTCATATGATCCTGAAACACCAGTTGATATACTTGCTATTATCGGTGCTTCCGCTGCACTTAGCCTTTCACCTGCACCTTATCTAGAAATAGTTGCTGCAAGTAAAGTAGGCTTAATAAACGGGGAATTCGTTTTAAACCCAACACTTGACTTATTAAAGACAAGCCAGCTTGATTTAGTTGTTGCAGGAACAAACGACTCTGTAATGATGGTTGAGTCAGAAGCACATTTACTTTCTGAAGAGCAAATGCTTGCTGCTGTAAAATTTGGCTTTGATAGTTTCCAGCCAGTAGTAAATATTATTAAAGAACTTGCAGCTGAAGCTAAAAAACCAAAGCTTGAAATGCAAGATTTATATCCTGCTGAATTAAAGAATGAAATTAAAAAATTATTTGCAAAAGAAATTGAGCAAACTTTTGCGATTAAATCTAAACAAGAACGTAGTACTAATTTAGAACTAATACCTGAAAAAGTACTTAAGCATTTTGCAGATGATATAGAAAGTAAAAAATATAATAATTACCAAATCGAATCAGCTTTAAAATCTGTTGAATCAGATGTATTACGTGGTAATATTTTACAAAAAAATAAACGTATAGATGGACGTACTACAACAGATATAAGACAAATTACTTGTGAAGTTGGATTATTACCTTGTGCTCACGGCTCAGCTTTATTTACTAGAGGCGAAACACAGAGCTTGGTAAGTAGCACATTTGGAACTAGCTTAGATGAACAAATAATTGATAGCCTTGAGGGTGAATATAAAGAACGCTTTATGCTTAATTATATCTTCCCACCTTACTCTGTTAATGAAGCAATGCCGATGAAAGCTCCAGGAAGACGTGAAGTTGGGCATGGTAAACTCGCTTGGCGTGCTGTTAATCCGGTATTACCTACTAAAACACAGTTCCCTTATTCTATTAGAGTAGTTGCAGAAACTACCGAATCTAATGGCTCTTCTTCAATGGCAACAGTTTGCGGTAGCTCACTTGCTTTAATGTATGCTGGTGTTCCAATAAAAGCACCAGTAGCAGGTATTGCTATGGGGCTTGTTAAAGAAAAAGAAAAATTTGCGGTATTATCTGATATTCTTGGCGATGAAGATTATTTTGGCGATATGGACTTTAAAGTTGCAGGTACTAGCGAAGGTATCACAGCTTTACAAATGGATATTAAAATATCTGGTGTAAATTTTGACATAATGAAAATAGCTTTAGAGCAAGCACGAGCAGGACGTTTGCATATACTTGAGCAAATGAATAAAGTTATTAGTAAACCAAATAATGAGATGAGCAAAAACGCTCCATCTACTACTACTTTAAAAGTTGATAAGGATAAGATCAGAGATATTATCGGTCCTGGTGGTAAAGTAATAAAGGAAATTTGCGAAACTAGCGGTGCTAAAATTGATATAAGCGATGATGGCACAGTTTCTATTTATGCTCCGGATAAGGATAAGCTAAAAGTTGCTTTAGATAAAGTTAAGGCTATTGCTATTGAACCTGAAATAGGTGAAGTATTTAACGGCACAGTGATGAAAATATTAGATTCTGGTGCTTTTGTTAATTATCTAGGCAATAAAGATGGTTTTGTTCATATTAGCGAAATTGCCGAAGAAAGAATCGAATCAGTTAGCAGCATTTTAAAGCAAGGCGATATAGTAAAAGTTAAGCTTATCGGGTTCGATAATAAAGGTAAAGCAAAACTAACTATTAAAAATGCTGAGAAAGATAAATCTTCAGCAAGCCCAAAACCAAAAAATAGTCCTAAAGAACACCAAGAACCTGAAAAACGGGAAAATGGTAAAAAAAGAGCTTGGAACGAAGATAATAATGCTGAAACGACTGAAGTAGTTACAGAACGTAAATATTTTAATTGA
- a CDS encoding KpsF/GutQ family sugar-phosphate isomerase, translated as MNPINNYQNIAKRVISSEASALKKLSEYIPEDFNRIVEFLLSFKGRVILTGIGKSGYIAKKIAASFSSTGMPAFYIHPAEASHGDLGMITKDDLVIMLSNSGETKELFNIIKYCKDFSVKIAAMTMNKNSTLAANSDFLLIVPEYSEASIIGAPTVSSLIMLSLGDALMTVIHEVKGFTKDDFKSYHPGGSIGANLTEIKHLMRSGDQIPLVHEDTPFAETIIVMNKKRLGCTLVIDKAKNLVGVITDGDLRRHINDQIHLKTASDIMTKNPVYISSEIFAKEVLDLMKAKNITNLPIVDNNIIIGITHIHDLLRAGVN; from the coding sequence ATGAACCCTATAAACAATTACCAGAATATTGCTAAAAGAGTAATTTCTAGTGAAGCTAGTGCTTTAAAAAAGCTATCTGAATATATCCCTGAAGATTTCAACCGAATTGTAGAGTTTTTACTATCTTTTAAAGGAAGAGTAATTTTAACTGGTATAGGTAAAAGTGGTTATATTGCAAAGAAAATAGCCGCAAGCTTTTCTTCAACTGGTATGCCAGCTTTTTATATACATCCAGCGGAAGCAAGCCATGGGGATCTTGGGATGATTACTAAAGATGATTTAGTAATTATGCTTTCTAATTCCGGTGAAACTAAAGAATTATTTAACATCATTAAATATTGCAAAGATTTTTCTGTAAAAATTGCCGCAATGACAATGAATAAAAATTCTACTTTAGCTGCAAATAGTGATTTCTTACTTATAGTGCCTGAATATTCAGAAGCCTCAATAATTGGAGCTCCTACAGTTTCATCTTTAATAATGCTATCACTTGGCGATGCATTAATGACTGTCATACATGAAGTAAAAGGTTTTACTAAGGATGATTTCAAGTCATATCATCCAGGCGGTAGCATAGGGGCTAATTTGACAGAAATTAAACATTTAATGCGTAGCGGTGACCAAATACCTTTAGTGCATGAAGATACACCTTTTGCTGAAACTATAATTGTTATGAATAAAAAACGCTTAGGTTGTACCTTAGTAATAGATAAAGCTAAGAATTTAGTAGGGGTTATAACAGATGGTGATTTACGTCGTCATATTAACGATCAAATTCATTTAAAAACAGCCTCAGATATTATGACTAAAAATCCTGTATATATTTCATCTGAAATATTTGCAAAAGAAGTTTTAGATTTAATGAAAGCTAAAAATATTACTAATTTACCCATTGTTGACAATAATATCATTATAGGCATTACTCATATACATGATTTATTGCGAGCAGGAGTCAATTAG
- the lptC gene encoding LPS export ABC transporter periplasmic protein LptC: MPSSYKRRKKFWKFTYFLITLGILYAGYILVKSSYPTEENNTNIVEKAPEKNLDLKYNIILKDSVFEGVDKNLNSYLVKAEQAIKDSDNKYKLDIINGIYNVNQNQSVTVYAKEGFLNEESHILDLKNDVKFYFEDMIFDTNDARIDLINKSIISNSPATLFHKNSTITSDSFNTQDDNNIIIFKGNVYTTIDLSDY, translated from the coding sequence ATGCCCTCTTCTTATAAAAGACGGAAAAAATTTTGGAAATTTACTTATTTCCTAATTACACTTGGAATTTTATATGCAGGATATATATTAGTTAAAAGTAGCTACCCTACCGAAGAAAATAATACTAATATTGTAGAAAAAGCTCCAGAAAAAAATCTTGATTTAAAATATAATATTATATTAAAAGATTCAGTTTTTGAGGGGGTAGATAAAAATTTAAATAGCTATTTAGTTAAAGCTGAGCAAGCTATAAAAGATTCGGATAACAAGTATAAATTAGATATAATAAACGGCATATATAACGTAAATCAAAACCAATCAGTTACTGTTTATGCAAAAGAAGGGTTTTTAAACGAAGAGTCGCATATATTAGATTTAAAAAATGATGTAAAATTTTATTTTGAAGATATGATATTTGACACTAATGATGCAAGAATTGATTTAATAAATAAAAGTATAATTAGCAATTCTCCTGCTACATTATTTCATAAAAACTCTACTATTACTTCAGATAGTTTTAACACGCAAGACGACAATAATATTATAATTTTTAAAGGCAATGTCTACACAACTATTGATCTATCGGATTATTAA
- a CDS encoding LptA/OstA family protein: MSTQLLIYRIIKLVIFFTISISTYADDKDISNLHITSDTLIINRVKQKAEYLGNVVVYFDNAILRTEELYIFYKTVDNKQTIDYIVVPTKLSVEKKINNELLLADSGKYFLDNRQLILLGNVVLERNNNILKTNKLIYYVDIINKNSKKIN, translated from the coding sequence ATGTCTACACAACTATTGATCTATCGGATTATTAAACTTGTAATATTCTTTACTATTAGTATCTCAACATATGCTGATGATAAAGATATTTCAAACTTACATATCACATCTGATACTTTAATCATTAATAGAGTTAAACAAAAGGCAGAATACCTTGGAAATGTAGTTGTTTATTTTGATAATGCAATACTTAGAACTGAAGAATTATATATTTTTTATAAAACAGTAGATAATAAACAAACCATTGATTATATAGTTGTTCCAACTAAATTGAGTGTTGAGAAAAAAATTAATAATGAGTTATTATTAGCAGATTCAGGAAAATATTTTTTAGATAATAGACAACTTATTTTACTTGGTAATGTTGTATTAGAACGTAATAATAATATTTTAAAAACTAATAAACTTATTTATTATGTGGATATTATTAATAAAAATAGTAAGAAAATAAATTAA